From a single Lolium rigidum isolate FL_2022 chromosome 7, APGP_CSIRO_Lrig_0.1, whole genome shotgun sequence genomic region:
- the LOC124669494 gene encoding transcription factor RAX2-like, with translation MGRAPCCDKNNVKKGPWSPEEDAKLKEFMDKHGTGGNWIALPHKAGLRRCGKSCRLRWLNYLRPNIKHGEFTEHEDRVICSMYASIGSRWSIIASQLPGRTDNDIKNYWNTKLKKKLMGSTGGGAGPPPRAPRQNHQQHRPVLLPYSSSPHPNYNNFFPGSGTLLQQQSELNIPHTLTLQPQQDYMLSSSNSMTNNGSTSHLLHVTTTHRQLQVKEECGGGGAMIAFGCGDQQSCSSSDGTTAQYGGQFGGRHHGRELSFDHNGYSYGAYNNGVVEQDQQKLFQQQQAQLDYGYEEIKQMLMTAGTGADGGGLIHDPATAELIASHAAAGKLTMM, from the exons ATGGGAAGGGCTCCATGTTGCGACAAGAACAACGTGAAGAAAGGgccgtggtcgccggaggaggatgcCAAGCTCAAGGAGTTCATGGACAAGCACGGCACCGGCGGCAACTGGATTGCTCTCCCGCACAAAGCAG GGTTGAGGAGATGTGGCAAGAGCTGTAGACTCAGATGGCTAAACTACCTAAGGCCTAACATTAAGCATGGGGAGTTCACCGAGCACGAAGACAGGGTCATTTGCAGCATGTATGCTAGCATTGGAAGCAG GTGGTCCATCATCGCGTCACAGCTGCCTGGTCGGACGGACAATGACATCAAGAACTATTGGAACACCAAGTTGAAGAAGAAGCTCATGGGCTCTACCGGCGGAGGCGCTGGTCCTCCGCCACGGGCACCGCGGCAGAACCACCAGCAGCACCGGCCGGTTCTGCTCCCCTACTCATCGTCACCCCACCCAAACTACAACAACTTCTTTCCCGGCTCAGGCACCCTCCTCCAGCAGCAGTCAGAACTCAACATTCCCCATACCCTAACCCTACAGCCGCAACAAGACTACATGCTCAGCAGCTCAAACTCCATGACAAACAATGGCAGCACCTCACACCTGCTGCATGTAACCACGACGCACCGCCAGCTCCAGGTGAAGGAGGaatgcggcggtggaggcgccatgATCGCGTTCGGCTGCGGCGACCAGCAAAGCTGCAGCTCGTCGGACGGGACGACCGCTCAGTACGGCGGCCAGTTCGGAGGCCGCCACCATGGGAGGGAGCTGAGCTTCGACCACAACGGATACAGCTACGGCGCCTACAACAATGGCGTCGTCGAGCAAGATCAGCAGAAGCTGTTCCAGCAGCAGCAGGCGCAGCTGGACTACGGCTACGAGGAGATCAAGCAGATGCTCATGACTGCGGGGACAGGCGCCGACGGCGGTGGCCTGATCCACGATCCGGCAACGGCGGAGCTGATCGCCTCGCACGCAGCTGCTGGCAAGTTGACGATGATGTAA
- the LOC124672694 gene encoding acetyl-CoA carboxylase 2-like, with the protein MGSTHLPIVGLNASTTPSLSTLRQINSAGAAFQSPSPSRSSKKKSRRVKSIRDDGDGSVSDPAGHNKSIRQGLAGIIDLPKEGTSVPEVDISHVSEDHMGSYQMNGILNESHNGRHASLSKVVEFCMALGGKTPIHSVLVANNGMAAAKFMRSVRIWANDTFGSEKAIQLIAMATPEDMRINAEHIRIADQFVEVPGGTNNNNYANVQLIVEIAERTGVSAVWPGWGHASENPELPDALTAKGIVFLGPPASSMNALGDKVGSALIAQAAGVPTLAWSGSHVEIPLELCLDSIPEEMYRKACVTTADEAVASCQMIGYPAMIKASWGGGGKGIRKVNNDDEVKALFKQVQGEVPGSPIFIMRLASQSRHLEVQLLCDQYGNVAALHSRDCSVQRRHQKIIEEGPVTVAPRETVKELEQAARRLAKAVGYVGAATVEYLYSMETGEYYFLELNPRLQVEHPVTEWIAEVNLPAAQVAVGMGIPLWQVPEIRRFYGMDNGGGYDIWRKTAALATPFNFDEVDSQWPKGHCVAVRITSENPDDGFKPTGGKVKEISFKSKPNVWGYFSVKSGGGIHEFADSQFGHVFAYGVTRSAAITSMSLALKEIQIRGEIHSNVDYTVDLLNAPDFRENTIHTGWLDTRIAMRVQAERPPWYISVVGGALYKTITTNAETVSEYVSYLIKGQIPPKHISLVHSTISLNIEEIKYTIEIVRSGQGSYRLRMNGSLIEANVQTLCDGGLLMQLDGNSHVIYAEEEAGGTRLLIDGKTCLLQNDHDPSRLLAETPCKLLRFLIADGAHVDADVPYAEVEVMKMCMPLLSPAAGVINVLLSEGQAMQAGDLIARLDLDDPSAVKRAEPFEGSFPEISLPIAASGQVHKKCAASLNAARMVLAGYEHAINKVVQDLLWCLDTTELPFLQWEELMSVLATRLPRRLKSELERKYDEFKLNIDHMKIKDFPTEMLRETIKENLAYVSENEMATIERLVEPLMSLLKSYEGGKESHAHFIVKSLFEEYLLVEELFSDGIQSDVIERLRLQYSKDLQKVVDIVLSHQGVRNKTKLVLTLMEKLVYPNPAAYRDQLIRFASLNHKRYYKLALKASELLEQTKLSELRTSIARNLSALEMFTEERAGFSLQARKLAIDESMVDLVTAPLPVEDALISLFDCSDQTLQQRVIETYISRLYQPQLVKDSIQLKYQDSGVTALWEFTQGHPEKRLGAMVILKSLESVSTAIGAALKDTSHYASSAGNTMHIALLGDTQMNTTEDSGDNDRAQDRIDQLSLILKQDIVTADLCAAGVKVISCIVQRDGALMPMRRTFLLSDEKLGYEEEPILRHVEPPLSSLLELDKLKVKGYNEMKYTPSRDRQWHIYTLRNTENPKMLHRVFFRTLVRQPSAGNRFTSGHISDVEGGCAEESLSFTSSSIMKSLMTAIEELELHAIRTGHSHMYLCILKEQKLLDLIPVSGSTVVDVGQDEATACSLLKEMALKIHELVGARMHHLSVCQWEVKLKLDSDGPASGSWRVVTTNVTPHTCTVDIYREVEDTESQKLVYHSASSSSGPLHGVALSNSYQPLSIIDLKRCSARANRTTYCYDFPLAFETAVRKSWSNIPRNNQCYVKATELVFAEKNGSWGTPIIPMQRAAGLNDIGMVAWILDMSTPEFPSGRQIIVVANDITFRAGSFGPREDAFFEAVTNLACERKLPLIYLAANSGARIGIADEVKSIFRVKWIDDSNPERGFDYVYLSEEDYGRISSSVIAHKTQLDSGEIRWVIDSVVGKEDGLGVENIHGSAAIASAYSRAYEETFTLTFVTGRTVGIGAYLARLGIRCIQREDQPIILTGYSALNKLLGREVYSSHMQLGGPKIMATNGIDHLTVRDDLEGVSNILRWLSYVPANIGGPLPITKPLDPIDRPVAYIPENTCDPRAAISGIDDSQGKWLGGMFDKDSFVETFGGWAKTVVTGRAKLGGIPVGVIAVETQTMMQLVPADPGQPDSHERSVPRAGQVWFPDSATKTAQAMLDFNREGLPLFILANWRGFSGGQRDLFEGILQAGSTIVENLRTYNQPAFVYIPKAAELRGGAWVVIGSKINPDRIECYAETTAKGNVLEPQGLIEIKFRSEELQECMGRLDPELINLKAQLQGAKHENGSLSDGESIQKSIEARKKQLLPLYTQIAIRFAELHDTSLRMLAKGVIRKIVDWEESRSFFYKRLRRRISEDVLAKEIRSVIGVESSHKSAMELIKKWYMASETAGGSTEWDDDDAFVAWRENPENYKEHIKELRAQRVSQVLSDVADSSSDLQALPQGLSMLLEKMDPSRRAEFIEEVKKVLK; encoded by the exons ATGGGATCCACGCATTTGCCCATCGTTGGGCTCAATGCCTCCACAACGCCATCGCTGTCCACTCTTCGCCAGATCAATTCAGCCGGTGCCGCATTCCAGTCCCCCTCCCCTTCAAGGTCGTCCAAGAAGAAAAGCCGCCGTGTGAAGTCAATAAGGGATGATGGCGACGGAAGCGTGTCAGACCCTGCAGGGCATAACAAGTCTATTCGCCAAG GTCTCGCTGGCATCATCGACCTCCCAAAGGAAGGCACATCAGTTCCGGAAGTGGACATTTCACA TGTGTCTGAAGACCACATGGGCTCCTACCAAATGAATGGGATACTGAATGAATCACATAACgggagacacgcttcgctgtctAAGGTTGTTGAATTTTGTATGGCATTGGGTGGAAAGACACCAATTCACAGTGTATTAGTCGCCAACAATGGAATGGCAGCAGCTAAGTTCATGCGGAGTGTCCGGATATGGGCTAATGATACATTTGGGTCAGAGAAGGCGATTCAGTTGATAGCTATGGCAACTCCGGAAGACATGAGAATAAATGCAGAGCATATTAGAATTGCTGATCAGTTTGTTGAAGTACCTGGTGGAACAAACAATAACAACTATGCAAATGTCCAACTCATAGTGGAG ATAGCAGAGAGAACAGGTGTTTCGGCCGTTTGGCCTGGTTGGGGCCATGCATCTGAGAATCCTGAACTTCCAGATGCACTCACTGCAAAAGGAATTGTTTTTCTCGGGCCACCAGCATCATCAATGAACGCATTAGGTGACAAGGTTGGTTCAGCTCTCATCGCTCAAGCAGCAGGGGTTCCGACTCTTGCTTGGAGTGGATCACAT GTGGAAATTCCATTAGAACTTTGCTTGGACTCGATACCTGAGGAGATGTATAGGAAAGCTTGTGTTACTACCGCGGATGAAGCAGTTGCAAGTTGTCAGATGATTGGTTATCCTGCCATGATCAAGGCATCCTGGGGTGGTGGTGGTAAAGGGATTAGAAAG GTTAATAATGATGATGAGGTTAAAGCACTGTTTAAGCAAGTACAGGGTGAAGTTCCTGGCTCCCCAATATTTATCATGAGACTTGCATCTCAG AGTCGACATCTTGAAGTCCAGCTGCTTTGTGATCAATATGGCAATGTAGCAGCACTTCACAGTCGTGATTGCAGTGTGCAACGACGACACCAAAAG ATAATTGAGGAAGGACCAGTTACTGTTGCTCCCCGTGAGACAGTGAAGGAGCTAGAGCAAGCAGCAAGGAGGCTTGCTAAGGCTGTGGGATATGTTGGTGCTGCTACTGTTGAATATCTCTACAGCATGGAGACTGGTGAATACTATTTTCTGGAGCTTAATCCACGGTTGCAG GTTGAGCACCCAGTCACTGAGTGGATAGCTGAAGTAAATTTGCCTGCAGCTCAAGTTGCAGTTGGAATGGGTATACCCCTTTGGCAGGTTCCAG AGATCAGACGTTTCTACGGAATGGACAATGGAGGTGGCTATGACATTTGGAGGAAAACAGCAGCTCTTGCTACTCCATTCAACTTTGATGAAGTAGATTCTCAATGGCCGAAGGGTCATTGTGTTGCAGTTAGGATAACTAGTGAGAATCCTGATGATGGATTCAAGCCTACTGGTGGAAAAGTTAAG GAGATAAGTTTTAAAAGTAAGCCGAATGTCTGGGGATATTTCTCAGTTAAG TCTGGTGGAGGCATTCATGAATTTGCAGATTCTCAGTTTG GACATGTTTTTGCCTATGGAGTGACTAGATCAGCAGCAATAACCAGCATGTCTCTTGCATTAAAAGAGATTCAAATCCGCGGAGAAATTCATTCAAACGTTGATTACACGGTTGATCTCTTGAAC GCCCCAGACTTCAGAGAAAACACAATCCATACCGGCTGGCTGGATACCAGAATAGCTATGCGTGTTCAAGCTGAGAGGCCTCCCTGGTACATTTCAGTGGTTGGAGGAGCTCTATAT AAAACAATAACCACCAACGCGGAGACTGTTTCTGAATATGTCAGCTATCTCATCAAGGGTCAGATTCCACCAAAG CATATATCCCTTGTGCATTCAACTATTTCTTTGAATATAGAGGAAATCAAATATACA ATTGAGATTGTGAGGAGTGGACAGGGTAGCTACAGATTGAGAATGAATGGATCGCTTATTGAAGCAAATGTACAAACATTATGTGATGGTGGCCTTCTAATGCAG CTGGATGGAAACAGCCATGTTATTTATGCTGAAGAAGAAGCAGGTGGTACACGGCTTCTTATTGATGGAAAGACATGCTTGTTACAG AATGATCATGATCCGTCAAGGTTATTAGCTGAAACACCCTGCAAACTTCTTCGTTTCTTGATTGCCGATGGTGCTCATGTCGATGCTGATGTACCATATGCGGAAGTTGAGGTTATGAAGATGTGCATGCCCCTCTTGTCACCTGCTGCTGGTGTCATTAATGTTTTGTTGTCTGAGGGCCAGGCGATGCAG GCTGGTGATCTTATAGCGAGACTTGATCTCGATGACCCTTCTGCTGTGAAGAGAGCCGAACCATTCGAAGGATCTTTTCCAGAAATTAGCCTTCCTATTGCTGCTTCTGGCCAAGTTCACAAAAAATGTGCTGCAAGTTTGAATGCTGCTCGAATGGTCCTTGCAGGATATGAGCATGCGATCAACAAA GTTGTACAAGATTTGCTATGGTGCCTAGATACAACTGAGCTTCCTTTCCTACAATGGGAAGAGCTTATGTCTGTTTTGGCAACTAGACTTCCAAGACGTCTTAAGAGTGAG TTGGAGCGTAAATACGATGAATTTAAGTTGAATATTGACCATATGAAGATCAAGGATTTCCCCACCGAGATGCTTAGAGAGACAATCAAG GAAAATCTTGCATATGTTTCTGAGAATGAAATGGCGACAATTGAAAGGCTTGTTGAGCCTCTGATGAGCCTACTGAAGTCATATGAGGGTGGGAAAGAAAGCCATGCCCACTTTATTGTCAAGTCCCTTTTCGAGGAGTATCTCTTGGTTGAGGAACTATTCAGTGATGGCATTCAG TCTGACGTGATTGAACGACTACGCCTACAATATAGTAAAGACCTTCAGAAGGTTGTAGACATTGTTTTGTCTCACCAG GGTGTGAGAAACAAAACTAAGCTGGTACTCACGCTCATGGAGAAACTGGTTTATCCAAATCCTGCTGCCTACAGGGATCAGTTGATTCGCTTTGCTTCCCtcaaccataaaagatattataag TTGGCCCTTAAAGCTAGTGAACTTCTTGAACAAACCAAGCTCAGTGAACTCCGCACAAGCATTGCAAGGAACCTTTCAGCTCTGGAGATGTTTACTGAGGAAAGGGCAGGTTTCTCCTTGCAAGCCAGAAAATTGGCCATTGATGAGAGCATGGTAGATTTAGTCACTGCCCCACTGCCAGTTGAAGATGCACTTATTTCCTTGTTTGATTGTAGTGATCAAACTCTCCAGCAGAGAGTGATTGAGACATACATATCTCGATTATACCAG CCTCAACTTGTGAAGGATAGTATCCAGCTGAAATATCAGGATTCTGGTGTTACTGCTTTATGGGAATTCACCCAAGGGCATCCTGAGAAGAGATTGGGTGCTATGGTTATCCTGAAGTCGCTTGAATCTGTGTCAACAGCCATTGGAGCTGCTCTAAAGGATACATCGCATTATGCAAGCTCAGCGGGTAACACGATGCACATTGCTTTGTTGGGTGATACTCAAATGAATACAACTGAAGATAG TGGTGATAATGACCGAGCTCAAGACAGGATAGACCAACTTTCTTTGATACTGAAACAAGATATCGTCACGGCTGATCTATGTGCTGCTGGTGTCAAGGTTATTAGTTGCATCGTCCAAAGAGATGGAGCACTCATGCCCATGCGCCGTACCTTCCTCCTGTCAGATGAAAAGCTTGGTTATGAGGAAGAGCCAATTCTCCGGCATGTGGAGCCTCCACTTTCTTCACTTCTTGAGTTG GATAAACTGAAAGTGAAAGGATACAATGAGATGAAGTATACACCGTCACGTGATCGGCAGTGGCATATATACACACTTAGAAATACTGAAAACCCCAAAATGTTGCACAGAGTATTTTTCCGTACTCTTGTCAGACAACCCAGTGCTGGCAACAGGTTTACATCAGGCCATATCAGTGATGTTGAAGGGGGATGTGCTGAGGAATCTCTTTCATTTACGTCTAGCAGCATAATGAAATCGCTGATGACTGCTATAGAAGAACTGGAGCTTCACGCGATCAGGACTGGCCATTCTCATATGTACTTGTGCATATTGAAGGAGCAAAAGCTTCTTGACCTTATTCCCGTTTCAGG GAGCACTGTTGTGGATGTTGGTCAGGATGAAGCTACTGCATGCTCTCTTTTGAAAGAAATGGCTCTAAAGATACATGAACTTGTTGGTGCAAGAATGCATCATCTTTCTGTATGTCAGTGGGAAGTGAAACTTAAGTTGGATAGCGATGGACCTGCCAGTGGTAGCTGGAGAGTTGTAACAACCAATGTCACTCCTCACACCTGCACTGTGGAT ATCTACCGGGAGGTTGAAGATACAGAATCACAGAAACTAGTATACCACTCTGCCTCATCGTCATCTGGTCCTTTGCATGGTGTCGCACTGAGTAATTCGTATCAGCCTTTGAGCATTATTGATCTAAAACGATGCTCTGCCAGGGCCAACAGAACTACATACTGCTACGATTTTCCATTG GCATTTGAAACTGCAGTGAGGAAGTCATGGTCTAACATTCCTAGAAACAACCAATGTTATGTTAAAGCGACAGAGCTGGTGTTTGCTGAGAAGAATGGGTCGTGGGGCACTCCTATAATTCCTATGCAGCGTGCTGCTGGGCTCAATGACATCGGTATGGTAGCCTGGATCTTGGACATGTCCACTCCCGAATTTCCCAGTGGCAGACAGATTATTGTTGTCGCAAATGATATTACTTTTAGAGCTGGATCATTTGGCCCAAGGGAAGATGCATTTTTTGAAGCTGTTACCAACCTGGCTTGTGAGAGAAAGCTTCCTCTTATCTATTTGGCTGCAAACTCTGGTGCTCGGATTGGCATTGCCGATGAAGTTAAATCTATCTTCCGTGTTAAATGGATTGATGATAGCAACCCTGAACGTGGATTTGATTACGTTTATCTGTCTGAAGAAGACTATGGCCGTATTAGCTCTTCTGTTATAGCGCACAAGACACAGCTAGATAGTGGCGAAATAAGGTGGGTTATCGATTCTGTTGTGGGCAAGGAGGATGGACTAGGTGTGGAGAACATACATGGAAGTGCTGCTATTGCCAGTGCGTATTCTAGGGCATATGAGGAGACATTTACACTTACATTTGTGACTGGACGAACTGTTGGAATAGGAGCATATCTTGCTCGACTTGGCATACGGTGCATACAGCGTGAAGATCAGCCCATTATCTTAACTGGGTATTCTGCCCTGAACAAGCTTCTTGGGCGGGAAGTGTACAGCTCTCACATGCAGTTGGGTGGTCCCAAAATCATGGCGACTAATGGTATTGACCATCTGACTGTTCGAGATGACCTTGAAGGTGTTTCTAATATATTGAGGTGGCTCAGCTATGTTCCTGCTAACATTGGTGGACCTCTTCCTATTACAAAACCTTTGGATCCAATAGACAGACCTGTTGCATACATTCCTGAGAATACATGTGATCCTCGTGCAGCCATAAGTGGCATTGATGACAGCCAAGGGAAATGGCTGGGTGGTATGTTTGACAAAGACAGTTTTGTGGAGACATTTGGAGGATGGGCGAAGACAGTAGTTACTGGCAGAGCAAAACTTGGAGGGATTCCTGTGGGTGTTATAGCTGTGGAGACACAGACCATGATGCAGCTCGTCCCAGCTGATCCAGGACAGCCTGATTCCCATGAGCGGTCTGTTCCTCGTGCTGGGCAAGTCTGGTTTCCAGATTCTGCTACCAAGACAGCGCAGGCAATGTTGGACTTCAACCGTGAAGGGTTACCTCTGTTCATCCTTGCTAACTGGAGAGGCTTCTCTGGTGGGCAAAGAGACCTTTTTGAAGGAATTCTGCAGGCTGGATCAACAATTGTTGAGAACCTTAGGACATATAATCAGCCTGCCTTCGTATATATCCCCAAGGCTGCAGAGCTACGTGGAGGTGCTTGGGTCGTGATTGGTAGCAAGATAAATCCAGATCGCATTGAGTGCTATGCTGAGACAACTGCAAAAGGGAATGTTCTCGAGCCTCAAGGGTTGATTGAGATCAAGTTCAGGTCAGAGGAACTCCAAGAATGCATGGGTAGGCTTGATCCAGAATTGATAAATCTGAAAGCACAACTCCAGGGAGCAAAGCATGAAAATGGAAGTCTATCTGATGGAGAATCCATTCAGAAGAGCATAGAAGCTCGAAAGAAACAGTTGCTGCCTTTGTACACTCAAATCGCGATACGGTTTGCTGAATTGCATGATACTTCCCTCAGAATGCTTGCTAAAGGTGTGATTAGGAAAATTGTAGATTGGGAAGAATCTCGGTCTTTCTTCTACAAGAGATTACGGCGGAGGATATCTGAGGACGTTCTTGCAAAAGAAATAAGAAGTGTAATTGGTGTCGAGTCTTCTCACAAATCAGCAATGGAGTTGATCAAGAAGTGGTACATGGCTTCTGAGACAGCTGGAGGAAGCACTGAATGGGATGATGACGATGCTTTTGTTGCCTGGAGGGAGAACCCTGAAAACTACAAGGAGCATATCAAAGAGCTTAGGGCTCAAAGGGTATCTCAGGTGCTCTCAGATGTTGCAGACTCCAGTTCGGATTTACAAGCCTTGCCACAGGGTCTTTCCATGCTACTAGAAAAG ATGGATCCCTCTAGGAGAGCAGAGTTTATTGAGGAGGTCAAGAAGGTCCTCAAATGA
- the LOC124679327 gene encoding uncharacterized protein LOC124679327: MSGSAFNAFKAKVPVEWSPRLYITLVRGLPGTRKLHRRTLEAMRLRRCHRTVEHRTTPSLLGMLTQVKRLVVVETEEMYNARKLADEQRRAPRPPLVVSHAPPPPKAASAAEAGN; the protein is encoded by the coding sequence ATGAGCGGGAGCGCGTTCAACGCGTTCAAGGCGAAGGTGCCGGTGGAGTGGAGCCCGCGCCTGTACATCACGCTGGTGCGGGGCCTCCCCGGGACGCGCAAGCTCCACCGCCGCACCCTCGAGGCCATGCGCCTGCGCCGCTGCCACCGCACCGTCGAGCACCGCACCACGCCGTCGCTCCTCGGCATGCTCACCCAGGTcaagcgcctcgtcgtcgtcgagaCCGAGGAGATGTACAACGCGCGGAAGCTCGCCGACGAGCAGCGCCGCGCGCCCAGGCCCCCGCTCGTCGTCTCgcacgccccgccgccgccgaaggcgGCCTCCGCCGCTGAGGCGGGGAATTAG